The following coding sequences lie in one Vibrio casei genomic window:
- a CDS encoding Fe(3+) ABC transporter substrate-binding protein, which produces MKKLFLVSALAASSFSPALMAAQEVNVYSYRQPFLVEPMLKEFTEETGIKVNVKFAKDGLAEKLVQEGEYSPADVVLTVDISRLAELTDKVVVQPVNSDVINGNIPAQYRDKEGEWFGVTTRARAVYSSKDRVGKLPASFDYMDLAKPEYKGKICTRPGKHPYNVSLVSAMIAHHGEAETKQWLEGLKSNLARKPQGSDRGQVQAIKEGLCDYSLGNSYYFGKMINDKEQKVWADAVYINFPGQEAFGTHVNISGMAMAKYAPNKDNALKLMEFLSGDVAQKMYAEDNFESPVKPGVEASKLVASWGDYKADSLSLDDIAAHHEAAVKLLDEVKFDL; this is translated from the coding sequence ATGAAAAAGCTATTCCTTGTTTCGGCACTCGCTGCCTCTAGTTTTTCTCCTGCGCTGATGGCAGCACAAGAAGTGAATGTTTATTCTTATCGCCAGCCTTTTCTTGTTGAGCCTATGCTAAAAGAGTTTACCGAAGAAACGGGCATTAAAGTGAATGTGAAGTTTGCTAAAGATGGCTTAGCGGAAAAACTGGTTCAAGAAGGTGAATACAGTCCTGCTGATGTTGTACTTACTGTTGATATTAGTCGTTTGGCAGAGTTAACCGATAAAGTAGTTGTTCAACCTGTAAACAGCGACGTGATTAACGGCAATATTCCTGCTCAATACCGTGACAAAGAAGGCGAATGGTTTGGTGTGACAACACGTGCTCGTGCGGTATATTCTTCGAAAGATCGCGTTGGTAAACTTCCTGCATCTTTTGATTATATGGACTTAGCAAAACCTGAGTATAAAGGTAAAATTTGTACTCGCCCTGGTAAGCATCCATATAACGTCTCTTTAGTTTCAGCTATGATTGCTCATCACGGAGAAGCAGAAACGAAACAATGGCTAGAAGGCTTGAAATCTAACCTTGCTCGCAAGCCTCAAGGCAGTGATCGTGGTCAAGTACAAGCGATCAAAGAAGGTCTATGTGATTATTCTTTAGGTAACAGCTACTACTTTGGAAAAATGATTAACGATAAAGAACAAAAAGTATGGGCTGATGCGGTTTACATAAACTTCCCAGGGCAAGAAGCATTTGGTACACATGTCAATATCAGTGGCATGGCAATGGCAAAGTACGCACCCAATAAAGATAATGCGCTTAAGTTAATGGAGTTCTTATCTGGTGATGTTGCTCAAAAAATGTATGCTGAAGATAACTTTGAATCACCGGTAAAGCCGGGCGTTGAAGCGTCTAAATTAGTGGCTTCTTGGGGGGATTATAAAGCCGATTCTCTATCTTTGGATGACATCGCTGCACATCATGAGGCGGCAGTGAAGTTATTAGATGAAGTTAAATTCGACCTTTAA
- a CDS encoding ammonium transporter, giving the protein MDITAITEIKYALDTFFLLISGALVMWMAAGFAMLEAGLVRSKNTTEILTKNFVLFAVACTMFLFVGYNIMYVGNAEGGVFPSFGALIGTQADDASHSLGSDFFFQVVFVATAMSVVSGAVAERMKLSTFLIFAVVLTGFIYPVEGYWTWGGGFLSAAGFSDFAGSGIVHLAGAAAALAGVLLLGARKGKYGKNGEVHPIQGSNMPLATLGTFILWFGWFGFNGGSQLALSSADDATAIGEVFLNTNAAAAAGAIASLITVKLIWGKADLTMILNGALAGLVAITADPASPSPVMSVLIGAIAGVLVIFSILFFDKVKIDDPVGAISVHGVCGILGLLMVPVSNSDATFGAQIYGAVVIFAWVFIASLVVWAILKATMGIRVTEEEELEGMDMHDCGVVAYPEFTSNK; this is encoded by the coding sequence ATGGATATTACAGCAATAACAGAAATCAAATATGCTTTAGATACCTTCTTTTTATTGATATCGGGTGCATTAGTGATGTGGATGGCAGCAGGCTTTGCGATGTTGGAGGCCGGTCTTGTACGTTCAAAAAACACCACGGAAATTTTAACCAAAAACTTCGTTTTATTTGCCGTTGCTTGCACCATGTTTTTGTTTGTCGGTTATAACATTATGTATGTTGGTAACGCTGAAGGCGGTGTATTCCCTTCTTTTGGTGCGCTTATCGGCACACAAGCCGATGATGCATCTCACTCTTTAGGCTCAGATTTCTTCTTCCAAGTGGTGTTCGTTGCTACCGCAATGTCAGTCGTTTCTGGGGCGGTGGCTGAACGCATGAAGTTATCAACATTTTTGATTTTTGCCGTGGTTCTAACTGGCTTTATTTACCCTGTTGAGGGGTATTGGACATGGGGTGGTGGGTTCTTATCAGCCGCTGGTTTCAGTGATTTTGCAGGTTCAGGGATTGTTCACTTAGCGGGTGCAGCTGCCGCATTAGCTGGCGTATTGTTACTTGGTGCTCGTAAAGGCAAATACGGTAAAAATGGTGAAGTCCACCCTATCCAAGGCTCAAACATGCCATTAGCGACATTAGGGACGTTTATCTTATGGTTTGGTTGGTTTGGCTTTAACGGAGGTTCACAACTTGCGCTTTCTTCGGCAGACGATGCAACCGCGATTGGCGAAGTTTTCTTGAACACCAATGCTGCCGCTGCTGCTGGTGCGATCGCTTCTTTAATTACCGTAAAGCTTATTTGGGGTAAAGCGGATTTAACCATGATTCTTAACGGTGCTTTAGCGGGTCTTGTCGCGATTACTGCGGATCCTGCGTCTCCATCACCTGTGATGTCTGTGCTTATCGGTGCGATTGCGGGTGTGTTAGTTATCTTCAGTATCTTGTTCTTCGATAAAGTGAAGATTGATGATCCTGTGGGGGCCATTTCAGTACACGGTGTGTGTGGTATTTTGGGTTTACTGATGGTGCCGGTGAGTAATTCAGATGCAACATTTGGTGCTCAAATATATGGTGCTGTGGTTATCTTTGCATGGGTGTTTATTGCAAGCTTGGTGGTTTGGGCCATTTTAAAAGCAACAATGGGAATTCGTGTGACAGAAGAAGAAGAGCTTGAAGGGATGGACATGCACGATTGTGGTGTGGTCGCTTATCCTGAGTTTACTTCAAATAAATAA
- the glnK gene encoding P-II family nitrogen regulator, whose amino-acid sequence MKLINAIIKPFKLDDVREALADVGIEGMTVSEVKGFGRQKGHTELYRGAEYQVDFLPKVKIEIATQSDNVDRVIEAITKAAQTGKIGDGKIFVFDLQQAIRIRTGEMDDEAL is encoded by the coding sequence ATGAAACTAATTAATGCCATTATTAAACCATTTAAATTGGATGATGTTCGTGAGGCGCTTGCGGATGTGGGGATTGAAGGTATGACCGTTTCTGAAGTAAAAGGATTCGGACGTCAAAAAGGTCACACAGAATTATACCGCGGTGCGGAATATCAAGTGGATTTCTTACCTAAAGTGAAAATAGAAATTGCGACACAATCTGACAATGTTGATCGCGTGATTGAGGCCATCACAAAAGCGGCACAAACTGGAAAAATTGGTGACGGTAAAATTTTTGTGTTTGATTTACAGCAAGCCATCCGTATTCGTACGGGTGAAATGGATGATGAAGCACTTTAA
- a CDS encoding YacL family protein codes for MDFEFKKNTLDGSYRVVFSSGHEAIGHWLIEEIGSDLGKLELVMQQIGAQKNINQEWRLVGQDWSMFIEQNEIHISSNHLLSIEEDDLEDDLFAYEEESEAWCGIEDFQQVLLSWRAFVS; via the coding sequence ATGGACTTTGAATTTAAGAAAAACACCTTAGATGGCAGCTATCGAGTGGTGTTCTCGTCTGGACATGAGGCGATTGGTCATTGGTTGATTGAAGAGATAGGTAGCGATCTTGGTAAGCTTGAATTGGTCATGCAACAAATTGGTGCACAAAAAAATATCAATCAAGAGTGGCGTTTAGTTGGTCAAGATTGGAGTATGTTTATTGAGCAAAACGAGATACATATCAGTTCTAATCATCTATTAAGCATAGAAGAAGATGATCTTGAAGATGATCTTTTTGCCTATGAAGAAGAGAGTGAAGCTTGGTGTGGCATTGAAGACTTCCAACAAGTTTTGCTTTCTTGGCGTGCATTTGTAAGCTAA
- the acnB gene encoding bifunctional aconitate hydratase 2/2-methylisocitrate dehydratase: MLEAYRKHVAERAAEGIVPKPLDAEQVAALVELLKNPPEGEEEFILDLLINRIPPGVDEAAYVKAGFLTAVAKGESESPLVSREKAAELLGTMQGGYNIEALVSFLDDELLAPIAAKALKHTLLMFDAFHDVEEKAKAGNEFAKAVMESWAEAEWFLKKPQLADKVTLTVFKVTGETNTDDLSPAPDAWSRPDIPLHALAMLKNEREGITPDDAGNVGPIKQIEALEEKGHPLVYVGDVVGTGSSRKSATNSVLWFMGDDIPYVPNKRAGGFCLGGKIAPIFFNTMEDAGALPIELDVSKMNMGDVIDIYPHEGKVCKHDTDEVISTFKLKTDVLYDEVRAGGRIPLIIGRGLTDRARIALGLKPSEVFRRPVPVAESNKGFTLGQKMVGKACGVEGIRPGTYCEPKMTTVGSQDTTGPMTRDELKDLACLGFSADLVMQSFCHTSAYPKPVDVNTHHTLPDFIMNRGGVSLRPGDGIIHSWLNRMLLPDTVGTGGDSHTRFPLGISFPAGSGLVAFAAATGVMPLDMPESVLVRFKGEMKPGITLRDLVHAIPYYGIKQGLLTVEKAGKINEFSGRVLEIEGLEHLTVEQAFELSDASAERSAAGCTVKLSEESIAEYLSSNIVMLKWMISEGYGDRRTIERRIKAMEEWLANPELMSADKDAEYAHVVEIDLAEIDEPILCAPNDPDDARLLSDVQGTQIDEVFIGSCMTNIGHFRAAGKLLEKHKGELETRLWVAPPTKMDKDQLTEEGYYGIFGRAGVRIETPGCSLCMGNQARVAEKSTVMSTSTRNFPNRLGNGANVFLASAELSAVGAILGRIPTKEEYLGYAEQINATAADTYRYLNFHRMEHYTKKADTVIFQEPA, translated from the coding sequence GTGCTTGAAGCCTACCGTAAACACGTCGCAGAGCGTGCCGCTGAAGGAATAGTCCCAAAACCTTTAGACGCAGAGCAGGTTGCTGCTTTGGTAGAACTGCTGAAAAACCCACCTGAAGGTGAAGAAGAATTCATTCTTGATCTATTAATTAACCGTATCCCACCAGGGGTAGATGAAGCCGCTTATGTTAAAGCTGGTTTTTTAACTGCCGTTGCAAAAGGTGAATCTGAATCGCCGCTAGTTAGTCGTGAAAAAGCAGCAGAACTGCTTGGTACTATGCAAGGTGGTTATAACATCGAAGCACTGGTTAGCTTTCTAGATGATGAGTTACTGGCTCCGATTGCTGCTAAAGCGTTAAAACACACATTATTGATGTTTGATGCTTTCCACGATGTAGAAGAAAAAGCCAAAGCGGGTAATGAGTTTGCCAAAGCCGTTATGGAATCTTGGGCTGAAGCAGAATGGTTCTTGAAAAAACCTCAACTTGCCGACAAGGTAACACTGACGGTGTTTAAAGTGACGGGTGAAACGAATACCGATGATTTGTCTCCTGCGCCTGACGCATGGTCTCGTCCAGATATCCCACTTCATGCTTTAGCAATGCTAAAAAATGAGCGTGAAGGCATTACTCCTGATGATGCCGGTAACGTTGGCCCAATTAAGCAAATTGAAGCATTAGAAGAAAAAGGTCATCCGTTAGTTTACGTAGGTGATGTTGTTGGTACTGGTTCTTCTCGTAAGTCAGCAACTAACTCTGTGCTTTGGTTTATGGGTGATGATATTCCATATGTACCAAACAAACGTGCTGGTGGCTTTTGTCTTGGTGGCAAGATTGCTCCTATCTTCTTCAACACCATGGAAGATGCAGGCGCGCTGCCAATTGAACTTGATGTCTCTAAAATGAATATGGGTGACGTGATTGATATTTATCCTCATGAAGGAAAAGTATGCAAACACGACACCGATGAGGTTATCTCGACATTTAAATTGAAGACAGATGTTCTTTATGATGAAGTTCGTGCTGGCGGTCGTATTCCACTGATCATTGGCCGTGGTTTAACCGATCGTGCACGTATCGCTTTAGGGCTTAAACCATCTGAAGTTTTCCGTCGTCCTGTTCCTGTTGCTGAATCGAATAAAGGCTTTACGCTTGGTCAGAAAATGGTAGGTAAAGCATGTGGTGTAGAAGGGATTCGTCCTGGCACTTACTGTGAACCTAAAATGACGACAGTAGGTTCGCAAGATACCACTGGTCCAATGACCCGTGATGAGCTTAAAGACCTTGCATGTCTAGGTTTCTCTGCGGATCTCGTTATGCAGTCTTTCTGTCATACTTCTGCTTATCCAAAACCTGTTGATGTGAATACGCACCATACGCTACCGGATTTCATTATGAACCGTGGTGGTGTGTCGCTTCGCCCTGGTGACGGTATCATTCACTCATGGTTAAACCGTATGCTTCTACCCGATACTGTGGGTACTGGAGGTGACTCGCATACTCGTTTCCCTCTTGGCATTTCATTCCCAGCAGGTTCTGGTTTGGTTGCCTTTGCAGCGGCGACTGGTGTAATGCCTCTTGATATGCCTGAATCTGTTTTAGTGCGCTTTAAAGGCGAAATGAAACCGGGTATTACCCTGAGAGATCTTGTTCATGCGATTCCATACTACGGTATCAAACAAGGTTTATTAACGGTTGAGAAAGCGGGTAAGATCAACGAATTCTCTGGTCGCGTACTAGAAATTGAAGGTCTGGAGCATTTAACGGTCGAGCAAGCGTTTGAATTATCTGATGCTTCTGCTGAACGTTCAGCTGCGGGTTGTACGGTTAAGCTTTCTGAAGAATCTATCGCTGAGTATTTAAGCTCTAACATCGTGATGTTGAAATGGATGATCTCTGAAGGTTACGGCGATCGTCGTACTATTGAGCGTCGTATTAAAGCAATGGAAGAATGGTTAGCAAATCCTGAGTTAATGAGCGCGGACAAAGACGCTGAATATGCCCATGTGGTTGAAATTGACTTAGCTGAAATTGATGAACCAATTTTATGTGCGCCGAATGATCCTGATGATGCTCGTTTATTATCGGATGTTCAAGGCACACAAATCGATGAAGTTTTCATTGGTTCTTGTATGACCAACATTGGCCACTTCCGCGCCGCTGGTAAGCTATTAGAAAAACATAAAGGTGAGTTAGAAACACGTTTATGGGTAGCTCCACCAACTAAGATGGATAAAGACCAACTCACAGAGGAAGGTTATTACGGTATCTTTGGCCGTGCTGGGGTTCGTATTGAAACTCCGGGTTGTTCATTATGTATGGGTAACCAAGCGCGTGTCGCTGAAAAATCGACCGTTATGTCGACCTCTACTCGTAACTTCCCGAACCGTTTAGGGAATGGCGCGAATGTATTCCTCGCGTCGGCTGAATTGTCAGCTGTTGGGGCGATTTTAGGTCGGATTCCAACGAAAGAAGAGTACTTAGGTTACGCTGAACAAATTAATGCAACAGCAGCGGATACTTATCGTTACTTAAACTTCCACCGTATGGAACACTATACGAAAAAAGCGGATACAGTGATATTCCAAGAGCCAGCATAA
- a CDS encoding patatin-like phospholipase family protein, which translates to MLLGIFTIPLISFISKLEARELLPDGSTRPTIAVVLAGGGAKGAAHIGVLQALEEMKIPVDIVTGTSMGSYVGGLYALGMSAKEINDTVNGIDWNIGYNDRVDRSERRVRDKEYDDRYQLHTDLGLRWFEVKVPKGVVQGQNMLHILRQSTGNLPAFKSFDELPVHYRAVATDIVNLKPVVLKDGELVDAMMASMSVPGALPPYPYKGMLLVDGGVTNNMPVELARSMGADVIIAVDISTDYKSIEQLNTFLSVGDQLSNYLVRRSTQDQARLLTTNDVLLRPEVGKMGTTDFSEMPKAYKLGYQSAVLQQSELVRYSVNESVYLDYQLNKSAKRSQFRSGSDFIIRDVNINNHSHYNQKLLEHRLGISPGQQYDSEDIETKIRDLYALDRFEKVSYDYQNNDDGSTDLNVSVHEKEWGPNYMDFRFFMEDNFKNSSKYSIGFTSNFTDLSEDGAELRTNFEIGTDKLLGLELYVPMSYNQNFFFIASASYSDEKSSLFIPADFNVSNPETKKTQLSDTENSLPVDYVKLIGDVALGLQPTLWQEFRVGLRYTDGDTSLTGLPVFGGTDYTRQGAYIRYRFDTLDDFNFPTKGYYIDLEYLLSQDNIVDDGHSLDDTVSEISSTLMMARSLGKHTLAAKFDYGIVDSENSFVPIDPRELGGFLNLSGIPRDSLSGRNKAFSSLVYRYKWFDNDFGLFRSPVYLGASLEYGGVWADTNNKFDTSSMYMAGSVFTGVDSPLGPIILAYGQTEEQYKSLYLIVGSAF; encoded by the coding sequence ATGTTATTAGGAATATTCACGATTCCTCTTATTAGCTTTATATCTAAACTTGAAGCAAGAGAATTGTTACCAGACGGTTCTACTCGCCCAACGATAGCCGTTGTGTTGGCGGGTGGTGGAGCTAAAGGTGCGGCGCATATTGGTGTTTTACAAGCCTTAGAAGAAATGAAGATTCCCGTTGATATTGTGACAGGTACAAGCATGGGATCGTATGTTGGTGGTTTATATGCATTGGGCATGAGCGCTAAGGAAATTAACGATACAGTTAATGGTATTGATTGGAATATTGGCTATAACGATCGTGTGGATCGTAGTGAACGCCGTGTTCGCGATAAAGAATATGATGATCGCTACCAACTTCATACGGATCTTGGCCTTAGGTGGTTTGAAGTCAAAGTGCCTAAAGGGGTGGTGCAAGGGCAAAATATGCTGCACATTTTGCGCCAAAGTACTGGGAATTTACCTGCTTTTAAATCCTTTGATGAACTACCAGTACATTATCGCGCGGTCGCCACTGACATCGTTAATTTAAAGCCTGTTGTGCTAAAAGATGGTGAATTAGTGGACGCTATGATGGCGAGTATGTCAGTACCTGGTGCACTTCCTCCTTATCCTTATAAAGGGATGTTATTAGTCGATGGTGGCGTTACTAATAATATGCCTGTTGAATTAGCTCGCTCAATGGGAGCGGACGTTATCATTGCGGTTGATATTAGTACTGATTATAAAAGTATTGAACAACTGAATACTTTTTTGAGTGTTGGTGACCAACTGTCGAATTATTTAGTGCGCCGAAGCACTCAAGATCAAGCTCGATTACTCACCACAAACGATGTATTGCTTCGCCCTGAGGTAGGAAAAATGGGCACGACGGACTTTTCTGAAATGCCGAAAGCTTATAAGTTAGGTTATCAGTCGGCGGTTTTACAACAAAGTGAATTAGTCCGCTATTCGGTCAATGAATCGGTTTACTTGGATTATCAGCTAAATAAAAGTGCCAAACGTTCTCAATTTCGAAGTGGCTCTGATTTCATTATCAGGGATGTGAATATTAATAATCACAGTCATTACAATCAAAAACTATTAGAACATCGATTGGGTATTTCGCCAGGTCAACAATATGACAGTGAAGATATTGAAACGAAAATTCGTGATTTGTATGCTTTAGATCGCTTTGAAAAAGTGTCTTATGATTACCAAAATAATGATGATGGAAGTACGGATTTGAATGTCAGCGTACATGAAAAAGAGTGGGGGCCTAACTACATGGACTTCCGATTTTTTATGGAAGACAATTTTAAAAACTCCAGCAAATATTCCATTGGTTTCACCAGTAATTTTACCGATTTAAGTGAAGATGGTGCCGAGTTAAGAACCAATTTTGAAATAGGTACGGACAAACTGTTAGGGCTCGAATTGTATGTACCCATGTCATACAACCAAAATTTCTTTTTTATTGCATCTGCCTCATACAGCGATGAGAAATCGAGCTTATTTATCCCAGCAGATTTTAATGTCTCTAACCCTGAGACTAAAAAAACGCAACTTTCCGATACGGAAAATTCATTACCCGTTGATTATGTTAAGTTGATTGGTGATGTTGCACTTGGTCTTCAACCGACTTTGTGGCAAGAGTTTCGCGTCGGTCTGCGCTACACCGATGGTGATACTAGCCTTACTGGGTTGCCTGTGTTTGGTGGAACAGATTATACTCGCCAAGGGGCTTACATCCGTTATCGTTTTGATACTTTAGATGATTTTAATTTTCCAACTAAAGGTTATTATATCGATCTGGAGTACTTATTATCCCAAGATAATATTGTTGATGATGGGCATTCTTTAGATGATACGGTTTCGGAAATCAGCTCAACTCTTATGATGGCTCGAAGTTTAGGGAAGCATACTTTAGCGGCAAAGTTTGATTATGGTATTGTGGACAGTGAAAATTCCTTTGTTCCGATTGATCCTAGAGAGCTAGGTGGATTTCTCAATTTATCGGGAATTCCACGTGATAGTTTATCTGGACGAAATAAAGCGTTCAGTAGCTTGGTGTATCGTTATAAATGGTTTGATAATGATTTTGGTTTATTTCGCTCCCCTGTTTATCTAGGAGCTTCGCTTGAATATGGTGGTGTGTGGGCAGATACCAATAATAAATTTGATACTAGCTCCATGTACATGGCTGGATCGGTTTTTACCGGGGTAGATTCACCTTTAGGCCCAATTATTCTTGCCTATGGACAAACAGAAGAGCAGTATAAGTCTCTCTATTTGATCGTTGGATCGGCATTTTAA